The Vulpes vulpes isolate BD-2025 chromosome 10, VulVul3, whole genome shotgun sequence genome has a window encoding:
- the LOC112915003 gene encoding small nuclear ribonucleoprotein E-like: MVYCGQGQKVQTVIVQPINLIFRYLQNRSRIQVWLYERVNMKIEGCIIGFDEYMNLVLDDAKGIHSKTKSRKQLSRIMLEGDITLLQSVSN; this comes from the coding sequence ATGGTGTACTGTGGTCAGGGCCAAAAAGTGCAGACGGTGATAGTTCAGCCCATCAACCTCATCTTCAGATACTTGCAAAATAGATCTCGGATTCAGGTGTGGCTTTATGAGCGAGTAAACATGAAGATAGAGGGCTGTATCATTGGTTTTGATGAGTACATGAACCTTGTATTAGATGATGCCAAAGGGATTCATTCTAAAACAAAGTCAAGAAAACAACTGAGTCGGATCATGCTAGAAGGAGATATTACCCTGCTCCAAAGTGTCTCCAACTAG
- the KLF17 gene encoding Krueppel-like factor 17: MINEDTEKSVFVLDMSPSPRHSGVHTSWNDGAPGIQHFHQCTELARVPLALAEAPSQNASEMGPQFSMSLPEHGVSYCPQVTHTPSQMIYCEGMAPSQPGMMIFKGPQMMPLGEPSIPGVDITFGRNLRMPPSGLPVSAPSGISMTSHINVPAMPYSGPPMVPSNRDSLTPKMLLAPTVPSTEAQAMLPLSQMLPPKNPRDFKMNPAGSPSFLALESQDFLSQPGSQEDPFLPQQPMRASQKAERYSRAQERASRRRFPVSRPYCCQYESCGKAYTKRSHLVSHQRKHTGERPYKCMWEGCTWSFFRSDELGRHMRIHTRYRPHRCDQCGRQFMRSDHLRQHQKTHLRVPGPPDPQDNNGQMADPPAPGL, translated from the exons ATGATCAATGAA gATACTGAGAAGTCAGTGTTCGTCTTGGACATGTCTCCATCTCCTAGACACAGTGGAGTGCACACCTCTTGGAATGATGGCGCACCAGGCATTCAACACTTCCACCAGTGCACAGAGCTGGCGAGGGTCCCCTTGGCCTTAGCTGAGGCACCCAGTCAGAATGCAAGTGAAATGGGGCCACAGTTCAGTATGTCGCTGCCTGAGCATGGTGTGAGCTACTGCCCCCAAGTGACTCACACTCCTTCCCAGATGATTTACTGTGAGGGAATGGCTCCCTCCCAGCCAGGAATGATGATTTTCAAGGGGCCCCAGATGATGCCCTTAGGAGAGCCCAGTATTCCAGGGGTGGACATCACCTTTGGTAGGAATCTAAGGATGCCCCCCAGTGGGCTGCCAGTCTCAGCTCCCAGTGGAATCTCAATGACATCCCACATCAATGTGCCAGCAATGCCTTATTCTGGCCCCCCAATGGTACCTTCTAATAGAGACTCTTTAACACCTAAAATGTTATTGGCCCCCACCGTGCCTTCTACTGAGGCCCAGGCAATGCTCCCTTTGAGTCAGATGCTGCCGCCTAAAAACCCCCGTGACTTTAAGATGAACCCAGCTGGGTCCCCATCATTTCTGGCTTTAGAATCCCAGGACTTTCTCAGCCAGCCAGGATCCCAGGAAGACCCCTTCCTACCCCAGCAGCCCATGCGTGCTTCACAGAAAGCAGAGCGGTACTCCAGGGCCCAGGAAAGGGCTTCCAGGAGAAGATTCCCTGTTTCAAGGCCTTACTGCTGTCAATATGAGAGCTGTGGAAAAGCTTATACTAAGCGCTCCCACCTTGTGAGTCACCAACGCAAACACACAG gtgagAGGCCCTATAAATGCATGTGGGAAGGTTGTACATGGTCTTTCTTCCGTTCTGATGAGCTTGGACGACATATGCGGATACACACCAGATATCGACCACATAGATGTGATCAGTGCGGCCGACAATTCATGAGATCTGACCATCTCCGGCAACACCAAAAGACTCATCTACGGGTGCCAGGACCCCCAGACCCACAGGACAACAATGGACAGATGGCTGATCCTCCTGCTCCTGGTCTTTAG